In a single window of the Cherax quadricarinatus isolate ZL_2023a chromosome 88, ASM3850222v1, whole genome shotgun sequence genome:
- the Sbds gene encoding ribosome maturation protein SBDS: MSKGGGKIFTPTNQIRLTNIAVVRMKKGGKRFEIACYKNKVLSWRQKIEKDIDEVLQSETVFTNVSKGQIAKKEELIKCFNSEDQKQICLEILEKGELQVSDKERQAGQEASVKEIAAIVSDKCINPETKTPYTVSMIENAMKDIHFSLNPKRNNKQQALDVIKQLAGRIPIQRAQMKVQVTIPGKDAKKLKEKVISMIKVESETFDPDLNIVGLIDPGHFRTIEETITSQSKGRAKIEVMSLKDVSDAGDLSLT; this comes from the exons ATGAGTAAGGGCGGAGGCAAGATCTTCACTCCTACTAACCAGATCCGTCTGACTAACATAGCGGTGGTGCGTATGAAGAAGGGTGGGAAGAGGTTTGAGATCGCCTGCTATAAGAACAAGGTTCTTAGCTGGCGTCAGAAGAT AGAGAAGGACATAGATGAAGTACTGCAGAGTGAAACTGTCTTTACCAATGTTTCCAAGGGTCAAATTGCCAAGAAGGAAGAGTTGATCAAATGTTTTAACTCTGAGGACCAGAAACAG ATTTGCTTGGAGATTTTGGAGAAAGGGGAGTTACAGGTTTCTGATAAAGAGCGACAGGCAGGCCAAGAGGCTTCCGTTAAGGAAATTGCAGCAATTGTGTCAG ACAAGTGCATAAATCCAGAGACAAAGACTCCATACACAGTTTCCATGATTGAGAATGCAATGAAAGATATTCATTTCTCACTGAATCCCAAGCGTAACAACAAGCAGCAAGCTCTTGATGTTATTAAACAACTGGCAGGG AGGATTCCCATTCAACGTGCCCAGATGAAGGTGCAAGTGACAATCCCTGGTAAAGATGCCAAAAAGTTGAAAGAGAAAGTTATATCAATGataaaagttgaaagtgaaaCATTTGATCCTGATCTAAATATA GTGGGCCTCATTGATCCAGGTCATTTCCGCACCATTGAAGAAACCATCACTTCTCAGTCAAAGGGTCGAGCCAAAATTGAGGTGATGAGCTTAAaagatgttagtgatgctggagaTTTGTCCTTAACATAG